DNA from Nitrospina gracilis Nb-211:
GCCGCCTTGTCGGCATCGACGGTGGAGGCGGTGGCGAGCTGGCGGTTCACCGGTTCCAGTCCGCCGGGCACCGGATCGTCCACCACCACGAAGTTGCGCGCGGACGGGATCGACATAAAAATATCGACGCGCACCAGCTCGCCGCGTTTGATCTTATCGCCGTCGTTCAGCAGAACCCATTTGCCGTTCCGCTCCACCGCGTATTCCTTGCGGATCTCGATGCCGGCGTTGATGTGCTCGGCGTGCTCTTCGAGCGGTGCGTATTGCAGGCGCGTCGAGATGTACAGCCGCCCCATGCCTTTTTTCTCGATGATGACTTTGGTATTGCGGCCGGGGTCGCCTTTTTCTATGGGACGCGTCAGCGTCGCCGTGGGATCGCGCTTGTCCTTGAACTCATGCTCGCCGAGTTTTTTGCCGTCCATCAACGCGGTGACGAGGTATTTCGGATCGGTCTGCTCGTAAGCGCGGCTGTAGTCGATGAGCGCATTCATGCAGAACATGTTCTCCTGCGTGTTCTCCCAGTGGTCGCGCTGGCCGCGCGTCTGCGTGATGAAGCGCACCAGCTTGAACGGCGCATTACCGAGTTTTTTGTTCAGGTTGGAATGCCCCGCCGTCTGCGTGAGCCCCGTCAGGATGGCGCAGTTGGTGCGGAGCGGCGAGGACAGGATGCGCGAGTAGCTGTCGTCGAGCGTCTCCGAGAACACGAACTTGCCGCCGCTCTCGCTCGAATGCGCGAGGATGGAGTCCAGCACTTCTTCAACGACCGGCAGGGTGTCCTTGATGTTCAGCGCCGCCTGCAGGTAGTGTGCCTTGCCGAACAGGCTCATGAACGGCATGTGCGGGCGAAAGCGCTCGATGTCCTTTTTGCTCACCTTGCGGTGCGTGGACAATGCCGCCAGCGCCACGGCGCGCACGGTCGAGGCCATGCCCTTGCTGTAGAACGTCGGCAGGACATCGCGTTTGAGCAGGTTCTTTAAATATTTGTGAAGCGCGTCTTCCACATGAGCGGGCACTTCATATCCCGCCGACCGCATCCAGTTGAACGCCAGCGCCGTGTATGCGCTCAAGTAAGGGCTTACATACTGATCCTGAGGGATGTAGTACACCATGCCGCCGTTCGGCGCCTGGTAGTTGACCGCCGATTTCAACATGTCGCGCGCCACCGCGTCAGCTTCCTCCCACTTGAAATCGGCGGGCATGTGATCTTTCAGGCTCAGGTAGTGCGACGCCATGACGCCCTTGCTCAACACCTGCTCCCAGCAGATGTACGGATAGTCGCGCATGTACTCGAACGCGCCGCCCACGTTGCCGATGACGGTGGGTGAAAGCACCACGCCGACCGAACCCACATCCGGGTGAATGTTTTTCGGGAACGCGATCGACTCCTCCGTATGCGGCAGGATGGTGGAGACGTAATTCGCCGCGGTTTCCAGCGACCGGCGCTTGAGCACCGGTGTTTTGTAAACCAGGCCGTCGCGGTCGATGTCATCCCCGGCGGTCACGCGGAAGCGCACCTCGCCTTTTTCGATGTCGCGCGTTTGCGGCAGGGAAACCGTGGTGACGGGCAGGAACACCGTCTGCCGTTTGAACGGCTCGAGGCGCACCGTGTGCGTGGCCAGTGTGGGCTTGCCCGCATCGATGTCGCCTTCGGCCTGGATGGTGACGGTGAGGGTGCGCTCTTTATCGGTGCGGTTCATCACGCTGAAGCCCGCATTGAAGACGTCGCCTTCAGTCACCTGGTTGGGCATGACGGGCCGCAGTTCGGTTTCCTTATTCACTTTGAACGTGCCCTCGCCGAGACCCATGAGGTCGTCCGGCGTCACCGCAAACGCCAGCACGCGCCAGCCGGTCAGGTTGTCCGGCGCGGAGAACTCAATCGACACGTTGCCGTTGGCGTCGGGCGTCAGCGCCGGGTTCCAGTAGCTGACGAATTTGAACAGCGACCGCATGGCGAGGTCCGCGCCACCGTCGCCGCCGGGATTGGCGCCTTTCTTCTCGAACTTCTGGCGGCCGACGAGGCGCGTCAGCAGGCTGAAGTTTTTGAGGTCGAGCGCTTCCAGATCGTACAGCCCTTTATAGGGATCGAAGTAATCGCGCCCGCCCTGCAGGAGATCGAACACCGCCTCATCGAGCACGGCGACGGCCAGTTCATAAGGCCGGTCGCCCGCGTTGAAACGCGGTTTCACGTTGAGCGCCACTTTGATGGTGTCGCGCGGCTTATAAGTGTCCTTCTCCGGTTTGGCGGTGACCACCAGTTCCTTGTACGGGTCCTTTACCGGCACGCGCGTGTAACCGAGGCGGAACGTCGGCTTGCCGAGATCGACCCCGGTTTCATCCAGGGGCTTGTCCACGCGCGGCGACACCACCAGCACCGACAGGTAGAAGCCGGGCAGGAAATCCGGTTCCACTTCAAACTCGACCACCGGCGTCGCCGTGTCGAACGTCGTCACCCACTGCTTGAGCACGCCGTAACGCTCGACCGAGATCAACGCCTTCGCGCCGGGGAACGGGTTCTGCACGAGATAGCGTGCCGTGTCGCCGATTTGGTATTCCTCTCTTTCCGGAATCAGTTGCAGGGCATGGGTGTTGTCTTCCGCCCACACGACGCGGCCCTTGCCCGCCACCCAGGCGCGCAGGCTTGCCGTGTGCGCGCGGCCCTTCGTGTCGGTGATGGTCGCGGTCAGGCGGTACGACCCCGGTTCCTTTGGGATGAACGTGCAGATGTTGGCTTCAGTGGACGGTATGCCCTGGCAGTCGCCCGCCTTCTCCCACGAATGTGTGTACTGCGTGAGGTACGCGTTGCCCGCGCCCTTCACCCGGCTGGCCTTGGTGACGAGCCGTTCGATGTGGATGGCCACCGGCGTGCCGCTCACCGGTTCGCCGTGGCCATTGACCACGATGTACTCGATGTCCGCCGGTTCGTCTTCCTTATAAAGCCACTTGGAACTGTGCAGGCCGACGAAGCGGTCGCGTCCCAGAAACTTCGCCGAGGTCATCGACGCCACGAACTTGCCGCGGTCGTCCTTCACCGCGCTCTCCACGCTGAGCGTGCCGTAAAAAATATTCTTCACGTTCTGGTCGGTGATGGCGAACGCACGCACGAGGTCGCCTTTGGCATCGACCGCGTCTTCCTTTTGATACAGCGTGAGCGTCTGGTAATAATGTTCCCCCTCGGCGGTGAAGTGGAATGCTTTCGCGCGCGGGTGTTTGGAATAAAACGTCTGCTCGTGCAAGGTGGCGGTGAGTCGCGCCGGGGCGTCGGCGTAAGGTCCCCCGGCGTGCATGCGCGCCAGCGTGGTGATCTCCACTTCGCTGTCCGGTTCGAAGGCGGTTCCGTTTAAGGAGTTGCTGACGCGGAAAGGCGAAGGGGTGAAGTCGGTCACCAGAACCTGCAAAGGCATCCAACTAAATTTGGAGAACCCGGCCGCGAGGCGGAACTCGTACCAGCCCACCGCGCCGGATTGGGGCACGGTGAACTCGCCCGCGTAGGTGCCGAACTTCGACAGCGTGATGTCCTTCACTTCATGGACTTTCTTGCCCATCGGGTCGCGCACCTCCAGCCGGTAACCTGCAAGCGGCGGCGTGATCAGTTTTTTATTGTCCTGGTCGCGCACGAACAGTTTGAACTGGATGGTGTCGCCCGCGCGGTACACACCCTGCGCCGTGGTGCCCCAGGTCTGGATGTGACCGTACTGCCTCTGCATGCTGGGGTAGGCTTCGTAATTGGACACGCTTCCCGAGTCCACGCCGAAGCGCTGGTCGTCGAGCGGCACCAGGGCCATGTCTTCACCGCGCTCGATGCGCACGAACAGGCGCTCGCGGGTGTCGTCGTACCAGCCGTAGCCCAGGGTTTTGAGTTTGGGATCGAGCGCCTGGGTGCCGTCGAGCACGGCGAGCCCGTCGTCATCGGTCAACGCATCGCTCAGGATCTGCTTGTCGGCGGAGAGGTCGGCGATCTTGTCTTTGTAGATCATGACGTGTGCGTCGGGCACCGGCTGGCCGGTGGCGAGGTCCGTCACCCACACCGAAGAATTGTAATGCCCCATCTTGACGTGTACGCCGAACGGCGTCACCTGCGCCAGCAGGGTGCGTTCGTAATCGGACTTGGGCACACCGGGTGTTGTGTTCAGGTGACCGTACAGCACGCCGCTTTTGCCATCCAGCGCACCGCGTATGTCGAGCGGCAGGGCGTAGGCGATGTCTTCCACATCGTCCGGCTTCACCTTATGGATCAGATTCGTTTTCCGGTCGGTAGCTGTGAGCCGTTTGTAACGGAGCGTGATGTCTTTCAGGTTGGTGACCACCAGCGGCACTTCGGTCTGTTCCTGTTTTTCCAGGGTGGCGGTGGTGTGCTCGAGATGAAAGTCCGGGTTGCGATGATCGGTGTAAAACTGCAGGTCGAATCCTTTGGGCAGGGTGCGGCCGAACTCATCTTTCAGCGTCCCGCCTTTGGAGGAAATCTTATACTCCTGCGCCGCCTTCAGCACTTCGGGAAGATTCACGCTGTAATGCCGGTCCTTGCGGTGTGGACTGCGCAGGCGCGAATAGCCGTAGGCGTTGGCCCAGGGGTCGTAATCGGTGCGGCCGCCGGCGAGGTCGGGAATGAA
Protein-coding regions in this window:
- a CDS encoding alpha-2-macroglobulin family protein, with the translated sequence MRTSVASVLACLFSFIAINLIQAPTPAAAQGQPLEVVRITPSGTDVPSGRQIVIQFNRPVVPLGRMERTGGEVPVGIHPALNCQWRWLNTSALACQLGEEDKLQEATQYEITIRPEIKAEDGGTLSQLYIHRFITHRPRVRYAWFQTWKAPGWPVMRITFDQPVTQSSVAEHLYLLDSGNKRQRYPLTVEPDPNDRQLPVIVPIPGDKGFLHLDRPPNQKSDDQPTVKDGVEARRVWLVQPQKELPWDTEAFLNIEPGLVSALGPEPGITQRTVKKFRTFPEFRFIGVTCWNNDNKQIVIDANNALLPMYKCSPLQSISLTFSAPVIHEEIKQHVTFIPDLAGGRTDYDPWANAYGYSRLRSPHRKDRHYSVNLPEVLKAAQEYKISSKGGTLKDEFGRTLPKGFDLQFYTDHRNPDFHLEHTTATLEKQEQTEVPLVVTNLKDITLRYKRLTATDRKTNLIHKVKPDDVEDIAYALPLDIRGALDGKSGVLYGHLNTTPGVPKSDYERTLLAQVTPFGVHVKMGHYNSSVWVTDLATGQPVPDAHVMIYKDKIADLSADKQILSDALTDDDGLAVLDGTQALDPKLKTLGYGWYDDTRERLFVRIERGEDMALVPLDDQRFGVDSGSVSNYEAYPSMQRQYGHIQTWGTTAQGVYRAGDTIQFKLFVRDQDNKKLITPPLAGYRLEVRDPMGKKVHEVKDITLSKFGTYAGEFTVPQSGAVGWYEFRLAAGFSKFSWMPLQVLVTDFTPSPFRVSNSLNGTAFEPDSEVEITTLARMHAGGPYADAPARLTATLHEQTFYSKHPRAKAFHFTAEGEHYYQTLTLYQKEDAVDAKGDLVRAFAITDQNVKNIFYGTLSVESAVKDDRGKFVASMTSAKFLGRDRFVGLHSSKWLYKEDEPADIEYIVVNGHGEPVSGTPVAIHIERLVTKASRVKGAGNAYLTQYTHSWEKAGDCQGIPSTEANICTFIPKEPGSYRLTATITDTKGRAHTASLRAWVAGKGRVVWAEDNTHALQLIPEREEYQIGDTARYLVQNPFPGAKALISVERYGVLKQWVTTFDTATPVVEFEVEPDFLPGFYLSVLVVSPRVDKPLDETGVDLGKPTFRLGYTRVPVKDPYKELVVTAKPEKDTYKPRDTIKVALNVKPRFNAGDRPYELAVAVLDEAVFDLLQGGRDYFDPYKGLYDLEALDLKNFSLLTRLVGRQKFEKKGANPGGDGGADLAMRSLFKFVSYWNPALTPDANGNVSIEFSAPDNLTGWRVLAFAVTPDDLMGLGEGTFKVNKETELRPVMPNQVTEGDVFNAGFSVMNRTDKERTLTVTIQAEGDIDAGKPTLATHTVRLEPFKRQTVFLPVTTVSLPQTRDIEKGEVRFRVTAGDDIDRDGLVYKTPVLKRRSLETAANYVSTILPHTEESIAFPKNIHPDVGSVGVVLSPTVIGNVGGAFEYMRDYPYICWEQVLSKGVMASHYLSLKDHMPADFKWEEADAVARDMLKSAVNYQAPNGGMVYYIPQDQYVSPYLSAYTALAFNWMRSAGYEVPAHVEDALHKYLKNLLKRDVLPTFYSKGMASTVRAVALAALSTHRKVSKKDIERFRPHMPFMSLFGKAHYLQAALNIKDTLPVVEEVLDSILAHSSESGGKFVFSETLDDSYSRILSSPLRTNCAILTGLTQTAGHSNLNKKLGNAPFKLVRFITQTRGQRDHWENTQENMFCMNALIDYSRAYEQTDPKYLVTALMDGKKLGEHEFKDKRDPTATLTRPIEKGDPGRNTKVIIEKKGMGRLYISTRLQYAPLEEHAEHINAGIEIRKEYAVERNGKWVLLNDGDKIKRGELVRVDIFMSIPSARNFVVVDDPVPGGLEPVNRQLATASTVDADKAAFKAAGGSWWLQYSDWRSYNYSRWSFYHKELRHDAVRFYSDYLMPGNYHLSYAAQAIATGEFLKMPVHAEEMYDPDVYGKGIPSHLIVEE